The Trichosurus vulpecula isolate mTriVul1 chromosome 4, mTriVul1.pri, whole genome shotgun sequence genome contains a region encoding:
- the TAGLN2 gene encoding transgelin-2 gives MANRGPAYGLSREVQQKIEKQYDADLEQILIQWITTQCRRDVGRPQPGRENFQNWLKDGTVLCELINGLYPEGQGPVKKIQASGMAFKQMEQISQFLQAAERYGINATDIFQTVDLWEGKNMACVQRTLMNLGGLAVARGDGFFSGDPNWFPKKSKENPRNFTDNQLQEGKNVIGLQMGTNRGASQAGMTGYGMPRQIL, from the exons ATGGCCAACAGGGGACCTGCTTACGGACTGAGCCGGGAGGTACAGCAGAAAATCGAGAAGCAGTATGATGCTGACCTGGAGCAGATCCTCATTCAGTGGATCACCACACAGTGCCGCCGAGATGTTGGGCGGCCCCAGCCTGGACGAGAGAATTTCCAAAACTGGCTCAAGGATGGCACG GTGCTGTGTGAGCTCATCAATGGGCTATACCCTGAAGGCCAGGGCCCGGTAAAGAAGATCCAGGCTTCAGGCATGGCCTTCAAACAGATGGAACAGATTTCTCAGTTCCTGCAGGCAGCAGAGCGCTATGGCATCAATGCCACTGATATCTTCCAAACTGTGGACCTCTGGGAAG GAAAGAATATGGCCTGCGTGCAGCGGACACTGATGAACTTGGGTGGGCTGGCAGTGGCTCGGGGTGATGGGTTCTTCTCTGGAGATCCTAACTGGTTCCCTAA GAAGTCCAAGGAGAATCCCCGAAATTTTACAGATAACCAGCTGCAGGAGGGCAAGAATGTCATTGGACTGCAAATGGGCACCAACCGTGGGGCATCTCAGGCAGGCATGACTGGATATGGGATGCCGCGGCAGATCCTCTGA
- the IGSF9 gene encoding protein turtle homolog A isoform X1, which yields MIWCLGLATLSLIISQGADGRVKPEAVTVVGRTGESALLSCDLLPPTGRPPLHVIEWLRFGFLLPIFIQFGLYSPRVDPHYVGRVRLQEGASLLIERLQTEDQGWYECRVLFLDQPSPEDDFANGSWVHLTVNSPPRFLETPPPVLEVWEWEPVTLHCAASGSPQPRVAWKRDGRDLGQGQGQVQVQNGTLRIGRVEQSSAGIYTCHASSTEGSATHATHLLVHGPPIIVVPPENSTVNASQDASLACQAQAHPANLTYSWYQGSTNVFHISRLQPRVRILVDGSLWLQATQPDDAGRYTCVPSNGLRHPPSASAYLTVLYPAQVTAMPPETPLPVGMQGVIRCPTRANPPLLFVNWTKDGQALQLDKFPGWSQASDGSLVIALGNEDALGEYTCTPYNSHGTAGPSSPTRVLLKAPPAFIEQPKKEYFQEVGRELLIPCSAHGDPTPTITWSKVDRGLRGEAQVDSNSSLVLRPLSKEAHGRWECSASNVVARVATTTNVYVLGTSPHAVTNVSVLSLPEGANISWEPGFDGGYLQRFSVWYTPLAKRPDRAHHDWISLPVPAGAAHLVVAGLQPHISYQFSVLAQNKLGSGPFSEIILSSPDGLPTTQVVPMSHATKSQLPLSPPRGLMAARTPRGVLLHWEPPLLAPETLASYALEGRHGSHGWEVLDRAINGADTQLLVPGLIKDSFYEFRLVAFAGSYISDPSNVANISTAGMEVYPSRTQLPGLLPQPVLAGVVGGVCFLSIAILISTVAACAMNRRRAARLRKRHRDLPLIFSPPRKSPPNSAPGSGSPDSVVKLKLQESPSLSLRQSLLWGETSQLPSPPAQLLPSPLPLEPICRGPDGRFVMGQGAGSPQVSLTQIQDEPQSTGHRQAHSRDCSNSSPSGAAQPLYIADISPVGPPPSPLPAPGPLLQYLSLPFFREMNVDGDWPPTEEPTPAPPLDYMDTRPGPETTPSRPLGSPLGLPKAVLPGSRVSRPGSESSYTALADWTLRERGLPGPPLPVPRGSLTSQSSGRGSASFFRPPSLAPSLGGSYLSPPSGDTSSWASGGIGLERWPRREHVLTVSKRRNTSVDENYEWDSELPGDLELLESLQLGQRGGGPRGQPELKLGSKEPEECTWGAAHPPGPEERCAALREEFLAFRRRRDATRARLPARRDPISHPEQATLL from the exons ATGATTTGGTGCCTCGGCCTGGCCACCCTCAGCCTGATCATCAGTCAGGGGGCCGACG GCCGTGTGAAACCTGAGGCAGTGACAGTGGTGGGCCGTACTGGGGAGAGTGCCTTGCTAAGCTGTGACCTACTGCCCCCCACGGGGAGACCTCCCCTGCATGTCATCGAGTGGTTGCGCTTTGGCTTCCTGCTTCCCATTTTCATCCAGTTTGGGCTGTACTCCCCCCGTGTCGATCCTCACTACGTGG GGCGTGTGCGGCTTCAGGAAGGGGCATCTTTACTCATTGAAAGGCTTCAGACAGAGGACCAGGGTTGGTATGAATGCCGTGTCCTCTTCCTGGATCAGCCCAGCCCTGAAGATGACTTTGCCAATGGCTCCTGGGTGCACCTCACAGTTAACT CCCCTCCCAGATTCCTGGAGACTCCCCCACCAGTGTTAGAGGTCTGGGAGTGGGAGCCAGTGACCCTGCACTGTGCTGCCAGTGGCAGCCCCCAGCCTCGTGTGGCCTGGAAGCGTGATGGGCGGGACctgggccagggccagggccaggtACAG GTGCAGAATGGAACCCTTAGGATTGGAAGAGTGGAGCAGTCCAGTGCTGGAATCTATACGTGCCATGCCTCCAGCACTGAGGGCAGTGCCacacatgctacccacctcctggtGCATG GACCTCCAATCATCGTGGTGCCCCCCGAAAATAGCACAGTTAATGCCTCCCAGGATGCCTCCTTGGCCTGCCAGGCTCAGGCTCACCCTGCCAACCTCACCTACAGCTggtaccagggaagcaccaatgTCTTCCACATCAG CCGCCTGCAGCCCCGAGTTCGGATCCTGGTGGATGGGAGCCTCTGGCTGCAGGCTACCCAGCCTGATGATGCTGGACGCTACACCTGTGTGCCAAGCAATGGCCTTCGCCACCCACCCTCAGCATCTGCCTACCTCACTGTGCTGT ACCCTGCCCAGGTGACAGCAATGCCCCCGGAGACACCCTTGCCTGTGGGCATGCAGGGAGTAATACGATGTCCCACTCGTGCCAATCCCCCTCTACTCTTTGTCAACTGGACCAAAGATGGCCAGGCCTTGCAGCTGGACAAG TTCCCAGGCTGGTCCCAGGCTTCAGATGGCTCATTGGTCATTGCCCTGGGGAATGAGGATGCCTTAGGAGAATACACCTGCACTCCCTACAACAGCCATGGCACAGCTGGACCCTCCTCCCCAACCCGCGTGCTGCTCAAG GCTCCTCCAGCTTTCATTGAACAACCAAAGAAAGAGTACTtccaggaggtggggagggaattgCTCATCCCTTGCTCAGCCCATGGGGACCCCACACCCACCATCACCTGGTCTAAG GTGGACCGAGGCCTACGGGGTGAGGCCCAGGTGGATAGTAATAGCAGCCTGGTCCTGCGGCCACTGAGCAAGGAAGCCCATGGGCGCTGGGAGTGCAGTGCCAGCAATGTTGTGGCTCGTGTAGCAACCACTACTAATGTCTACGTGTTAG GTACCAGTCCCCATGCTGTAACCAATGTGTCTGTGCTGTCCTTACCTGAGGGGGCCAACATCTCCTGGGAGCCTGGTTTCGATGGTGGCTACCTTCAGAGATTCAGTGTGTGGTATACCCCTCT GGCCAAGCGTCCCGACCGTGCCCACCATGACTGGATATCCCTGCCAGTGCCTGCAGGTGCTGCCCACCTAGTGGTAGCAGGTCTGCAACCCCATATCAGCTACCAATTCAGTGTCCTGGCCCAGAACAAGCTAGGGAGTGGCCCTTTCAGTGAGATCATCTTGTCTTCTCCAGATG GGCTCCCAACCACCCAGGTGGTCCCTATGTCACACGCTACGAAATCCCAACTACCCCTGTCCCCACCTCGGGGACTCATGGCAGCGAGGACCCCGAGGGGTGTGCTGCTGCACTGGGAGCCTCCCTTGCTGGCTCCTGAAACATTGGCCAGTTATGCCCTGGAAGGGCGGCATGGCTCCCATGGCTGGGAGGTGCTGGACAGGGCCATCAATGGAGCTGACACTCAGCTGCTGGTGCCTGGGCTCATCAAG GATTCCTTCTATGAGTTTCGTCTTGTGGCTTTTGCTGGCAGCTACATCAGTGACCCCAGCAACGTGGCCAACATCTCCACAGCTG GCATGGAGGTGTACCCTTCTCGAACACAGCTTCCTGGCCTGCTGCCCCAGCCTGTGCTGGCTGGTGTGGTAGGTGGTGTCTGCTTCCTGAGCATAGCCATTCTCATCAGCACAGTGGCTGCCTGTGCCATGAATAGACGGCGGGCTGCCAGACTCCGAAAACGCCACCGAG ATCTACCACTCATCTTCTCCCCCCCAAGGAAGTCACCTCCCAA TTCTGCTCCAGGCTCGGGCAGCCCTGACAGTGTGGTGAAGCTGAAACTCCAGGAGTCCCCATCTCTCAGCCTTCGACAAAGCCTGCTGTGGGGGGAGACCAGCCAGCTCCCCAGTCCTCCCGCCCAGCTCCTGCCTAGCCCACTGCCCCTAGAACCAATCTGCCGAGGCCCTGATGGGCGATTTGTGATGGGACAAGGTGCTGGGTCCCCCCAGGTTTCACTGACCCAGATCCAAGATGAGCCCCAAAGCACAGGCCATCGCCAGGCTCACTCACGTGACTGTAGCAATAGCAGTCCCAGTGGAGCGGCCCAGCCCCTTTACATTGCTGATATCAGTCCTGTGGGCCCACCGCCTAGCCCTCTGCCAGCCCCTGGCCCCCTGCTCCAATATTTGAGTCTCCCCTTTTTCCGGGAGATGAACGTTGATGGGGACTGGCCCCCTACTGAAGAACCCACTCCTGCCCCACCTCTTGACTACATGGACACCCGGCCAGGCCCTGAGACAACCCCCTCTCGACCTCTGGGCTCCCCATTAGGCCTCCCTAAGGCAGTTCTGCCTGGCAGCAGGGTCAGCAGGCCAGGCTCTGAGTCATCCTACACTGCTTTGGCAGACTGGACACTTCGGGAGAGGGGGCTGCCTGGACCTCCCCTCCCTGTGCCCAGAGGCAGCCTCACCAGTCAGAGCAGTGGGAGGGGCAGTGCCTCCTTTTTTCGCCCACCCTCACTGGCCCCCTCTCTTGGGGGCAGCTACCTCAGTCCCCCCTCAGGGGACACTAGCAGTTGGGCCAGTGGAGGAATTGGTCTGGAGAGGTGGCCTCGGAGAGAACATGTGCTGACTGTCAGTAAAAG GAGGAATACTTCAGTGGATGAAAACTATGAGTGGGACTCTGAGCTTCCTGGAGACTTGGAACTGCTTGAATCACTGCAGCTGGGGCAGAGGGGTGGTGGCCCCCGGGGCCAGCCAGAACTGAAACTGG GCTCCAAGGAACCAGAGGAGTGCACCTGGGGTGCTGCCCACCCCCCTGGGCCAGAGGAACGCTGTGCTGCCCTCCGTGAGGAATTCTTGGCCTTCCGACGTCGCCGTGATGCTACCCGGGCACGGTTGCCTGCTCGCCGGGACCCTATCAGCCACCCTGAGCAAGCCACATTGCTATGA
- the IGSF9 gene encoding protein turtle homolog A isoform X2 gives MIWCLGLATLSLIISQGADGRVKPEAVTVVGRTGESALLSCDLLPPTGRPPLHVIEWLRFGFLLPIFIQFGLYSPRVDPHYVGRVRLQEGASLLIERLQTEDQGWYECRVLFLDQPSPEDDFANGSWVHLTVNSPPRFLETPPPVLEVWEWEPVTLHCAASGSPQPRVAWKRDGRDLGQGQGQVQVQNGTLRIGRVEQSSAGIYTCHASSTEGSATHATHLLVHGPPIIVVPPENSTVNASQDASLACQAQAHPANLTYSWYQGSTNVFHISRLQPRVRILVDGSLWLQATQPDDAGRYTCVPSNGLRHPPSASAYLTVLCMQGVIRCPTRANPPLLFVNWTKDGQALQLDKFPGWSQASDGSLVIALGNEDALGEYTCTPYNSHGTAGPSSPTRVLLKAPPAFIEQPKKEYFQEVGRELLIPCSAHGDPTPTITWSKVDRGLRGEAQVDSNSSLVLRPLSKEAHGRWECSASNVVARVATTTNVYVLGTSPHAVTNVSVLSLPEGANISWEPGFDGGYLQRFSVWYTPLAKRPDRAHHDWISLPVPAGAAHLVVAGLQPHISYQFSVLAQNKLGSGPFSEIILSSPDGLPTTQVVPMSHATKSQLPLSPPRGLMAARTPRGVLLHWEPPLLAPETLASYALEGRHGSHGWEVLDRAINGADTQLLVPGLIKDSFYEFRLVAFAGSYISDPSNVANISTAGMEVYPSRTQLPGLLPQPVLAGVVGGVCFLSIAILISTVAACAMNRRRAARLRKRHRDLPLIFSPPRKSPPNSAPGSGSPDSVVKLKLQESPSLSLRQSLLWGETSQLPSPPAQLLPSPLPLEPICRGPDGRFVMGQGAGSPQVSLTQIQDEPQSTGHRQAHSRDCSNSSPSGAAQPLYIADISPVGPPPSPLPAPGPLLQYLSLPFFREMNVDGDWPPTEEPTPAPPLDYMDTRPGPETTPSRPLGSPLGLPKAVLPGSRVSRPGSESSYTALADWTLRERGLPGPPLPVPRGSLTSQSSGRGSASFFRPPSLAPSLGGSYLSPPSGDTSSWASGGIGLERWPRREHVLTVSKRRNTSVDENYEWDSELPGDLELLESLQLGQRGGGPRGQPELKLGSKEPEECTWGAAHPPGPEERCAALREEFLAFRRRRDATRARLPARRDPISHPEQATLL, from the exons ATGATTTGGTGCCTCGGCCTGGCCACCCTCAGCCTGATCATCAGTCAGGGGGCCGACG GCCGTGTGAAACCTGAGGCAGTGACAGTGGTGGGCCGTACTGGGGAGAGTGCCTTGCTAAGCTGTGACCTACTGCCCCCCACGGGGAGACCTCCCCTGCATGTCATCGAGTGGTTGCGCTTTGGCTTCCTGCTTCCCATTTTCATCCAGTTTGGGCTGTACTCCCCCCGTGTCGATCCTCACTACGTGG GGCGTGTGCGGCTTCAGGAAGGGGCATCTTTACTCATTGAAAGGCTTCAGACAGAGGACCAGGGTTGGTATGAATGCCGTGTCCTCTTCCTGGATCAGCCCAGCCCTGAAGATGACTTTGCCAATGGCTCCTGGGTGCACCTCACAGTTAACT CCCCTCCCAGATTCCTGGAGACTCCCCCACCAGTGTTAGAGGTCTGGGAGTGGGAGCCAGTGACCCTGCACTGTGCTGCCAGTGGCAGCCCCCAGCCTCGTGTGGCCTGGAAGCGTGATGGGCGGGACctgggccagggccagggccaggtACAG GTGCAGAATGGAACCCTTAGGATTGGAAGAGTGGAGCAGTCCAGTGCTGGAATCTATACGTGCCATGCCTCCAGCACTGAGGGCAGTGCCacacatgctacccacctcctggtGCATG GACCTCCAATCATCGTGGTGCCCCCCGAAAATAGCACAGTTAATGCCTCCCAGGATGCCTCCTTGGCCTGCCAGGCTCAGGCTCACCCTGCCAACCTCACCTACAGCTggtaccagggaagcaccaatgTCTTCCACATCAG CCGCCTGCAGCCCCGAGTTCGGATCCTGGTGGATGGGAGCCTCTGGCTGCAGGCTACCCAGCCTGATGATGCTGGACGCTACACCTGTGTGCCAAGCAATGGCCTTCGCCACCCACCCTCAGCATCTGCCTACCTCACTGTGCTGT GCATGCAGGGAGTAATACGATGTCCCACTCGTGCCAATCCCCCTCTACTCTTTGTCAACTGGACCAAAGATGGCCAGGCCTTGCAGCTGGACAAG TTCCCAGGCTGGTCCCAGGCTTCAGATGGCTCATTGGTCATTGCCCTGGGGAATGAGGATGCCTTAGGAGAATACACCTGCACTCCCTACAACAGCCATGGCACAGCTGGACCCTCCTCCCCAACCCGCGTGCTGCTCAAG GCTCCTCCAGCTTTCATTGAACAACCAAAGAAAGAGTACTtccaggaggtggggagggaattgCTCATCCCTTGCTCAGCCCATGGGGACCCCACACCCACCATCACCTGGTCTAAG GTGGACCGAGGCCTACGGGGTGAGGCCCAGGTGGATAGTAATAGCAGCCTGGTCCTGCGGCCACTGAGCAAGGAAGCCCATGGGCGCTGGGAGTGCAGTGCCAGCAATGTTGTGGCTCGTGTAGCAACCACTACTAATGTCTACGTGTTAG GTACCAGTCCCCATGCTGTAACCAATGTGTCTGTGCTGTCCTTACCTGAGGGGGCCAACATCTCCTGGGAGCCTGGTTTCGATGGTGGCTACCTTCAGAGATTCAGTGTGTGGTATACCCCTCT GGCCAAGCGTCCCGACCGTGCCCACCATGACTGGATATCCCTGCCAGTGCCTGCAGGTGCTGCCCACCTAGTGGTAGCAGGTCTGCAACCCCATATCAGCTACCAATTCAGTGTCCTGGCCCAGAACAAGCTAGGGAGTGGCCCTTTCAGTGAGATCATCTTGTCTTCTCCAGATG GGCTCCCAACCACCCAGGTGGTCCCTATGTCACACGCTACGAAATCCCAACTACCCCTGTCCCCACCTCGGGGACTCATGGCAGCGAGGACCCCGAGGGGTGTGCTGCTGCACTGGGAGCCTCCCTTGCTGGCTCCTGAAACATTGGCCAGTTATGCCCTGGAAGGGCGGCATGGCTCCCATGGCTGGGAGGTGCTGGACAGGGCCATCAATGGAGCTGACACTCAGCTGCTGGTGCCTGGGCTCATCAAG GATTCCTTCTATGAGTTTCGTCTTGTGGCTTTTGCTGGCAGCTACATCAGTGACCCCAGCAACGTGGCCAACATCTCCACAGCTG GCATGGAGGTGTACCCTTCTCGAACACAGCTTCCTGGCCTGCTGCCCCAGCCTGTGCTGGCTGGTGTGGTAGGTGGTGTCTGCTTCCTGAGCATAGCCATTCTCATCAGCACAGTGGCTGCCTGTGCCATGAATAGACGGCGGGCTGCCAGACTCCGAAAACGCCACCGAG ATCTACCACTCATCTTCTCCCCCCCAAGGAAGTCACCTCCCAA TTCTGCTCCAGGCTCGGGCAGCCCTGACAGTGTGGTGAAGCTGAAACTCCAGGAGTCCCCATCTCTCAGCCTTCGACAAAGCCTGCTGTGGGGGGAGACCAGCCAGCTCCCCAGTCCTCCCGCCCAGCTCCTGCCTAGCCCACTGCCCCTAGAACCAATCTGCCGAGGCCCTGATGGGCGATTTGTGATGGGACAAGGTGCTGGGTCCCCCCAGGTTTCACTGACCCAGATCCAAGATGAGCCCCAAAGCACAGGCCATCGCCAGGCTCACTCACGTGACTGTAGCAATAGCAGTCCCAGTGGAGCGGCCCAGCCCCTTTACATTGCTGATATCAGTCCTGTGGGCCCACCGCCTAGCCCTCTGCCAGCCCCTGGCCCCCTGCTCCAATATTTGAGTCTCCCCTTTTTCCGGGAGATGAACGTTGATGGGGACTGGCCCCCTACTGAAGAACCCACTCCTGCCCCACCTCTTGACTACATGGACACCCGGCCAGGCCCTGAGACAACCCCCTCTCGACCTCTGGGCTCCCCATTAGGCCTCCCTAAGGCAGTTCTGCCTGGCAGCAGGGTCAGCAGGCCAGGCTCTGAGTCATCCTACACTGCTTTGGCAGACTGGACACTTCGGGAGAGGGGGCTGCCTGGACCTCCCCTCCCTGTGCCCAGAGGCAGCCTCACCAGTCAGAGCAGTGGGAGGGGCAGTGCCTCCTTTTTTCGCCCACCCTCACTGGCCCCCTCTCTTGGGGGCAGCTACCTCAGTCCCCCCTCAGGGGACACTAGCAGTTGGGCCAGTGGAGGAATTGGTCTGGAGAGGTGGCCTCGGAGAGAACATGTGCTGACTGTCAGTAAAAG GAGGAATACTTCAGTGGATGAAAACTATGAGTGGGACTCTGAGCTTCCTGGAGACTTGGAACTGCTTGAATCACTGCAGCTGGGGCAGAGGGGTGGTGGCCCCCGGGGCCAGCCAGAACTGAAACTGG GCTCCAAGGAACCAGAGGAGTGCACCTGGGGTGCTGCCCACCCCCCTGGGCCAGAGGAACGCTGTGCTGCCCTCCGTGAGGAATTCTTGGCCTTCCGACGTCGCCGTGATGCTACCCGGGCACGGTTGCCTGCTCGCCGGGACCCTATCAGCCACCCTGAGCAAGCCACATTGCTATGA